Proteins from a single region of Anastrepha ludens isolate Willacy chromosome 5, idAnaLude1.1, whole genome shotgun sequence:
- the LOC128864099 gene encoding uncharacterized protein LOC128864099: protein MFKAGGTNSSTRPSENYDLDIKQETDAGQTNSTTTTMVEWTPTHLPASYLTQVVAIVKIYLLLISCLPSISAVTPFTITGRYCKQNVSVKYQEPVRHTSQPIRRAADTNEVASSTNTASDAVTENFITYESRVRWETTNVCCSGYRTLLFGFCEPICDLTCPSFSYCATPNQCECLPGYEEHHPNKKDELLLDCRPVCVDGCPPHSHCVARNRCECREGFRNANNWWFMPLKCERIRCSAVDQRYDIEQRACVKIEMSMEDLMRKVAARLAKGLNDFAVEDDEEEGEEEKVEEDANETKAEQNKAVPETTLQTQTKRDVDENTFV, encoded by the coding sequence ATGTTTAAAGCGGGCGGTACGAATAGTTCAACTCGTCCAAGTGAAAATTACGATCTTGATATTAAACAGGAAACGGACGCTGGCCAAACGAACTCAACCACTACGACGATGGTTGAATGGACACCAACACACCTGCCCGCCAGCTATCTCACTCAAGTTGTAGCAATTGTTAAGATTTATTTGCTGCTGATCAGTTGTTTGCCCAGCATAAGCGCCGTCACACCATTCACCATTACCGGCAGATATTGCAAACAGAATGTGAGCGTCAAATATCAAGAGCCAGTAAGGCACACCTCTCAGCCGATACGACGTGCTGCAGACACAAATGAAGTTGCCTCGTCAACAAACACCGCTTCAGATGCCGTCACCGAAAACTTTATCACATACGAATCGCGCGTGCGTTGGGAGACTACCAATGTCTGCTGTTCAGGCTATCGCACGTTGCTATTCGGTTTCTGCGAGCCCATCTGTGACTTGACCTGTCCAAGCTTCAGCTATTGCGCCACGCCCAATCAGTGTGAATGCCTGCCTGGCTATGAGGAACATCATCCGAATAAAAAGGATGAACTATTACTTGACTGTCGACCCGTTTGTGTGGACGGTTGTCCGCCACATAGTCACTGTGTGGCGCGGAATCGCTGTGAATGTCGTGAAGGTTTCAGGAATGCCAACAATTGGTGGTTCATGCCGTTGAAGTGCGAACGCATACGCTGTTCAGCGGTGGACCAGCGCTACGATATCGAGCAGCGGGCATGCGTGAAGATTGAGATGAGTATGGAAGATCTAATGCGAAAGGTGGCTGCACGTCTAGCAAAGGGATTGAATGACTTTGCCGtggaggatgatgaagaagaggGAGAAGAAGAGAAGGTAGAAGAAGACGCGAATGAAACAAAAGCGGAGCAGAACAAAGCCGTGCCAGAGACGACGTTGCAAACTCAGACGAAGAGGGATGTAGATGAGAATACTTTCGTGTAG
- the LOC128864100 gene encoding epidermal growth factor-like protein, which translates to MLTMHSLVKIVFLLTVLATIATIEVSAFLQAWCRRYESNGKIIHFCCPGFKHNGINCTFRCHNDCVNGRCVGPLLCECNEGFAKLHGHNSPCEPIPDNFTSSTPPTCAERCSNGTCVEDLCICAQGWMLQKQEKVDICAPQCGEPSANGSIGCVNGFCSAPGICACYEGFVPLTDNEFECVRSADWGLWKQLTQEFWYLTLACIILLILILLRWG; encoded by the exons ATGTTGACGATGCATAGCTTagtgaaaattgttttcttgttaACAGTACTCGCGACAATAGCAACAATCGAAGTTTCCGCGTTCTTGCAAGCCTGGTGCAGGAGATACGAAAGT AATggcaaaataattcatttttgttgtCCCGGTTTCAAGCATAACGGTATCAATTGCACATTTCGCTGTCACAACGACTGTGTCAATGGCAGATGTGTTGGACCACTCCTGTGCGAATGTAATGAAGGATTTGCTAAACTGCATGGGCACAACTCGCCATGTGAACCTATTCCGGATAACTTCACGAGCTCCACCCCGCCAACATGCGCTGAACGCTGCAGCAATGGTACCTGTGTGGAAGATTTGTGTATTTGTGCCCAAGGTTGGATGTTGCAGAAACAAGAGAAAGTCGACATTTGTGCGCCTCAATGTGGAGAACCCTCCGCCAATGGTAGTATCGGTTGTGTAAATGGCTTTTGCAGTGCACCGGGTATTTGCGCCTGCTACGAGGGATTCGTGCCGCTGACTGATAATGAATTCGAGTGTGTGCGTTCGGCCGATTGGGGACTTTGGAAACAACTGACGCAGGAATTTTGGTATTTAACTTTGGCGTGCATAATCCTGCTGATTCTCATATTATTAAGGTGGGGATAA
- the LOC128864092 gene encoding cell death abnormality protein 1-like, translated as MKIHRSCQFYGSLLLHVVIVSACVVKVPQIKTRVSLVTMRKFPVDANCTSNCTPNYNPLVLRTVKESYTDTDEICCDGYVRETKSGDCQPKCADCKTGKCVRPDVCLCDAGYNNQKNSTICEPECSEPCINGQCIAPDTCTCNEGFSFINSSITECETKCLIDCTNGRCDSPEKCTCNFGYERNETLGLCIPVCEEPCENGICKAPNECDCHSGFELRLGTLGKCEPVCQGGCSNGYCSAPNVCKCQLGYYNLLGLACVPSCKEKCVNAHCTAPNQCTCLEGHIYRNNSRSECEPTCARGCQNGFCNEPGRCECHQGYKQVEAHVCQPICKDECINGHCSAPDTCTCNEGYIFKNGSRAECEPHCPRGCKNGNCVSPGVCSCLPGYQSLLFYLCIPVCTHSCVHGTCTAPDTCRCFSGYRPNTKRPHECEPVCNFDCGHGQCIAPGICQCEEGYSKKWLTGRCEPHCAQKCVNSICVAGGVCRCYEGFRLRKGSNAICDPICLPACINSNCVEPDMCECWSGYEETRHSSLCIAHCRPSCENGMCVAPNKCQCSDGYRVMNSSEPHRCRAICRDTCINAECMRPDECVCLEGYDFLNGSRTECAPICDQNCGHGRCIGPNACSCDLGYRLTLSNDTDLPVCVAYCNEWNCLGGKCDVNGICQCVQGKFYNERRGACVSELGSIEDHLVLSGVSVSRWTIGAMSLLLIALCALALVLVYREYARRRFREKHGVRLIENPTFGVVMPGAGAEDGLNMQEEDES; from the exons atgaaAATACATAGAAGTTGTCAGTTTTACGGAAGTCTTCTGCTTCATGTGGTGATTGTGTCAGCATGCGTTGTAAAAGTACC GCAAATCAAGACACGCGTGTCGCTGGTGACTATGCGAAAATTTCCGGTAGATGCAAACTGTACAAGTAATTGCACCCCCAACTATAATCCACTGGTTCTGCGTACGGTCAAAGAG agcTACACGGATACGGATGAGATTTGCTGTGATGGGTACGTTCGCGAAACTAAAAGCGG TGATTGCCAGCCGAAGTGCGCGGACTGCAAGACGGGCAAGTGCGTGCGTCCAGATGTGTGCCTATGTGACGCCGGCTATAATAACCAGAAGAACAGCACCATTTGCGAGCCGGAGTGTAGTGAACCCTGCATCAATGGGCAGTGCATCGCGCCAGACACCTGCACCTGCAACGAGGGCTTCAGTTTCATCAACAGCAGTATAACCGAGTGTGAAACTAAGTGTCTGATCGATTGCACAAACGGACGCTGTGACTCGCCGGAAAAATGTACTTGCAATTTCGGTTATGAGCGCAATGAAACGCTAGGCCTCTGTATACCTGTATGCGAGGAGCCATGCGAGAATGGTATTTGCAAAGCGCCTAACGAGTGCGACTGTCATAGCGGTTTTGAGTTGCGTTTGGGCACGCTTGGCAAGTGTGAACCTGTATGCCAGGGCGGTTGTTCGAATGGGTACTGCAGTGCACCGAATGTATGCAAATGCCAGTTGGGCTACTACAACCTACTCGGACTGGCCTGTGTGCCGAGTTGTAAGGAGAAGTGCGTGAATGCGCATTGCACAGCGCCTAATCAGTGTACCTGCCTGGAGGGGCATATCTACCGCAACAATTCGCGCTCAGAATGTGAACCGACTTGTGCACGCGGCTGTCAGAATGGCTTCTGTAATGAACCGGGACGCTGCGAGTGCCACCAAGGGTACAAGCAAGTGGAAGCGCATGTCTGTCAGCCAATTTGTAAGGATGAGTGTATAAATGGACACTGTTCTGCGCCGGACACATGCACTTGCAACGAGGGCTACATTTTTAAGAATGGTTCACGCGCGGAGTGTGAGCCGCATTGTCCGCGTGGCTGTAAGAATGGCAATTGTGTTAGTCCAGGTGTGTGCAGCTGCTTACCCGGTTACCAATCGCTGCTTTTTTACCTCTGCATACCAGTTTGCACGCATTCTTGCGTGCATGGCACCTGCACGGCCCCGGACACATGCCGCTGTTTCAGTGGATATCGCCCGAATACAAAACGCCCACATGAGTGTGAGCCCGTTTGCAATTTTGACTGCGGGCATGGTCAATGCATTGCGCCGGGTATTTGTCAGTGCGAAGAAGGTTACTCCAAGAAATGGTTGACGGGACGTTGCGAGCCGCACTGTGCCCAAAAGTGCGTCAATAGCATTTGTGTGGCGGGCGGTGTATGCCGCTGCTATGAAGGTTTCCGGCTACGCAAAGGCTCGAACGCGATCTGCGATCCCATTTGCCTGCCGGCATGTATCAACAGTAATTGTGTTGAACCGGATATGTGCGAATGCTGGAGCGGATATGAGGAAACGCGTCACAGCAGCCTCTGCATCGCTCATTGCCGGCCATCGTGTGAGAATGGCATGTGTGTGGCGCCTAATAAGTGCCAATGTAGCGATGGTTATCGCGTGATGAACTCTAGCGAACCGCATCGTTGTCGGGCAATCTGTAGAGACACTTGCATCAATGCCGAGTGCATGAGGCCAGATGAGTGCGTTTGCTTGGAAGGATACGACTTTCTCAACGGTAGTCGCACAGAGTGTGCGCCGATATGCGATCAGAACTGTGGCCATGGCAGGTGTATTGGGCCAAACGCATGCAGTTGTGATCTGGGCTATCGTCTCACACTCAGCAACGACACCGATCTGCCAGTGTGTGTGGCTTATTGCAACGAATGGAACTGTTTGGGTGGAAAATGTGATGTCAATGGTATATGCCAGTGTGTGCAGGGGAAGTTCTATAATGAGCGGCGTGGCGCATGCGTATCAGAGTTGGGGTCTATAGAGGATCACCTGGTGTTGag TGGAGTCTCGGTTTCACGCTGGACCATCGGTGCAATGTCTTTGTTGCTGATAGCTTTGTGTGCACTGGCTTTGGTGCTGGTTTATCGGGAATATGCGCGCAGGCGTTTCCGGGAGAAACATGGCGTGCGCTTGATAGAAAATCCAACATTCGGCGTAGTAATGCCCGGCGCAGGCGCAGAAGATGGTCTCAACATGCAGGAAGAAGACGAGAGTTGA
- the LOC128864101 gene encoding uncharacterized protein LOC128864101, which produces MFLLKLALSLLCATTYTSTTTAANSIYSTCTRDICNCLPGTHEATLAPGLKYCATDSTEKCMEFAVRLSPTVCECKRGYKFNVDRTKCFPMNNRSDDFVDRFRDELSSTATTSFVDVDKTTTEYENNAGNTTTSDGNNSNEVPTEDPLSLATKPELDNSKSFYIWIGVALTGTALLVFLASLYYISKRK; this is translated from the coding sequence atGTTTCTACTAAAATTAGCACTTTCACTTTTATGTGCAACCACCTACACATCAACAACAACTGCCGCCAACTCCATCTATTCAACCTGCACCAGAGATATTTGTAATTGTCTGCCAGGCACCCACGAGGCAACCCTCGCTCCAGGTCTCAAATACTGCGCCACAGATAGCACCGAAAAATGCATGGAATTCGCCGTACGACTTTCGCCCACTGTTTGTGAATGCAAAAGAGGCTATAAGTTCAATGTCGACCGAACAAAGTGTTTTCCGATGAATAACCGCAGTGATGACTTCGTTGACAGATTCAGAGATGAGCTATCGAGTACGGCAACTACGAGCTTTGTGGACGTTGATAAAACCACGACAGAATATGAGAATAACGCGGGCAACACTACAACAAGTGATGGGAATAACTCGAACGAAGTGCCAACAGAGGACCCCTTAAGCTTAGCGACGAAACCAGAGTTGGACAACAGCAAATCTTTTTATATATGGATCGGAGTGGCGTTAACGGGCACTGCTCTTTTAGTATTTCTAGCATCTTTGTATTATATTTCGAAAAGGAAATGA
- the LOC128864102 gene encoding uncharacterized protein LOC128864102, translating to MLSIQLLLLSITFVCYPAFFNRNGGKIAALSATDVGYLEATGGVVDNTTTTTNDNSNNSAAAASELDILMPPIEFTEAIAGIADVTPSPGNANTQGKGGNNPAPNWWHTYDALLVALGMIVMLLVMVLLSHCIWRRHIERRAEEWEAENARIFCSTPYYMDRSQILVY from the exons ATGCTTTCTATTCAACTTCTCTTATTGTCCATCACATTTGTTTGCTAtccagcgtttttcaatagaaacGGCGGAAAAATTGCTGCACTTTCTGCAACGGATGTTGGCTATCTTGAGGCAACGGGTGGAGTGGTTGacaatacaacaaccacaacgaaTGACAACTCAAACAACTCAGCTGCTGCAG CCAGCGAATTGGATATTTTAATGCCTCCCATCGAGTTCACGGAAGCTATTGCTGGTATCGCTGATGTGACCCCTTCACCGGGCAACGCCAATACGCAGGGTAAGGGCGGTAATAATCCAGCGCCAAATTGGTGGCATACTTACGATGCTTTGCTGGTGGCGCTTGGCATGATTGTAATGCTGCTGGTGATGGTCTTGCTCAGCCACTGCATTTGGCGGCGGCACATAGAGCGGCGTGCGGAGGAATGGGAAG CTGAAAATGCGAGGATCTTCTGCAGCACACCCTACTATATGGATCGGAGTCAGATATTGgtctattaa